AGTCCAAGATGCGTTCAGCAACAGGACGAAACGGATTATCTTTACGTTCATATTTCAAAAATCCAAATGGATCAGCCATTTTACTTACCTCCTGTTACTTGTGCGAGAAGTTCTTCTTTCTCGGCAGCAGTTTCTGCACCACCTGTGGCAATTTCGAAGGTACGCAATTCAAGTTCATCACCTTCTAAGCCAGTATTGGCAAGTGCGTATTCAATATTGTTAATTTCATGGAATTCAGTTGGATAAACTTTAATGAATTTATCAACTTCTTGTGCCCAGTTGTCAAGCAAGCGTTTTGCTTTAGCGCTACCTGTGTATTCATAGTGTTTTTGAATCATATCAACCAAGACATCATCCCCACGAGTTTCACCGACTTTGTAAAGATCAACCATTTCTTGGTTAACTTTTTCGGCAAAATCACCGTCCACATCATAAACATAGGCAATACCACCACTCATACCAGCAGCGAAGTTACGTCCTGTTGTTCCAAGGATAACAGCAACACCACCTGTCATATATTCACAACCGTGTGCTCCAACACCTTCAACAACAACTTTAGCACCAGAATTACGAACACAGAAACGTTCACCTGCGCGACCAGCGAAATAAGCTTCACCCTTAACCGCACCAAAGAGAGCAACGTTACCAACGATTGGTGAATTTTCAACATCATAAGCGGCATCATGTGGCGGCTTAACAATCAAACGTCCACCTGACATTGATTTGGCAATGTAGTCATTTGCTTCACCAACTAGTGTTAATTCCATACCTTGTGTGATAAAGCTTGCAAATGATTGACCAGCAATACCAGTATATTCATATTTAATCAAACCTGGTTCAACGGTATCATTTCCATAACGTTCAGCCATCCAGCCTGCCATTCGAGCACCGACTGCACGTTGAACATTGTTAATTGATTCTTTAACCGTCACGCTTGCGCCATTATCAACAGCAGCTTTGGCAAATCCGTCCAATTCTTTCCATTGACGTGCTTCAGCAAATGGATCTTCTGTCTTGCGGTCAATTGGATAAGCTGTACCAAGCATACGTGAAAAATCAAGCGATTTTGCTTTACCTTTTGGAATGAATTTCGCTTTCAAGATTTCTGAATGACCAACCATTTCGTCAACAGAACGGAAACCAAGTTCAGCCATATATTCACGCAATTCTTCTGCCATAAACATCATCATGTTAATCACATGTTCAGGTTTACCTGCAAAATGTTTACGAAGTTCTGGATTTTGAGTTGCTACACCAACAGGACAAGTATTCAATGAGCAAACACGCATCATCACACAACCAATAGAAATCAATGCTAGACTTGCAAATGAATATTCTTCCGCTCCAAGAAGAGTGGCAATGGCAACATCGCGACCAGTCATTAATTTACCATCAGTTTCAAGGGTCATACGTTGACGGAGACGGTTAAGTGACAATGTTTGGTGTGCTTCAGCCAAGCCCATTTCCCATGGAAGCCCAGCATCACGGACAGAGTTACGTGGAGAAGCTCCTGTACCACCGTCGTAACCTGAAATAACAACCTTATCAGCACCAGCTTTTACACAACCTGTAGCGATTGTACCAACACCAGTACTTGAAACCAATTTAACATTGATTTTAGCATAAGGATTAATGGCTTTAAGGTCATAAATCAATTGCGCCAAATCTTCAATTGAGTAGATGTCATGGTGAGGTGGTGGTGAAATCAAGCGTACACCAGGCGTTGCACCACGAATTTCTGCAACCCAAGGGAAGACTTTTTGACCAGGCAATTGACCACCTTCACCAGGTTTCGCACCTTGTGCTAATTTAATTTGAAGTTCTTCAGCAGACATGAGGTATTCTGCATTGACACCAAAACGTCCAGAAGCAACTTGTTTGATTTTAGAGTTTAAATTACGTCCGTCTGGTTGTACTTTGAAACGATTACGATTTTCGCCACCTTCACCAGAGTTTGATTTCGCTCCGATTGAGTTCATGGCTTCAGCAATTGTTTCATGTGCTTCTTTAGAAAGTGAACCAAAACTCATGGCACCAACTTTGAAACGTTTAACAATAGTTTCTGCTGGTTCTACCTCAGAGAGGTCAACTTTTGGACGATCAGATTTAAATTCCCAAATAGAACGAAGTGTTGTCGGCGTTGACAATGCTTCTTTGTTTAATTCAGCTGTATATTCTTTAAAGAGTTTGTAGTCCCCTTTACGAACAGCTTGTTGGAAATTATAAATGGTATGTGGATTAAAAAGATGATACTCGCCATCTGCTTTAAATTGATAAATACCACCACTTTGGAGATAATCTCCACGACGAGGACCAAAAGCATCTTCCATACGTTGAAGGTATTCTTTTTCAATTTGGTCAAGTGACAAACCGCCGATACGAGTTACTGTACCTGTAAAGTATTTGTTAACAACAGAGTCAGATAAACCAACGGCTTCA
This sequence is a window from Streptococcus macedonicus ACA-DC 198. Protein-coding genes within it:
- a CDS encoding Glutamate synthase [NADPH] large chain gives rise to the protein MNESALRAQQTTLWDPSFESDACGMGFVAQLDGKASHTLIDYALTMLTRMNHRGGTGAEPDTGDGAGMLLALPDEFFQLKAKEAGYVLPKKGDYAVAQLFLPQDTEAKVSLLEAVKAEIKLAGFHVLMTRDVPFNYDNCGPAAQEIMPSFVQVFVKKPDDTKAGRDFEDKLFRLRRQLEKSFSADEFFICSLSSKTIVYKGMLHAFQVGLFYPDLQDEHFKSHIALTHSRFSTNTFPSWDRAQPFRFLAHNGEINTLRGAENWMHSHQIEVYNEENSDSAKLENCLEYLYRNGRDIPQSLLMMVPEAWGDESGLSDDLKAFYEYASSFVAPWDGPAALVFTDGDMVGARLDRNGLRPSRYSLTKDNFLICSSESGVVDLEPSRVIEKGVLGPGNMMLIDTTSGKLMRNEEVKAYYAAQYPYKEWVDENIAHLNDFEAAELIQETNDIETMWKAYGYNEEVIRTIILPMSEKGEEPVISMGFDSPLAVLSNKSQSLFTFFKQQFAQVTNPPIDAIREQIVVSTSVYLGGDGNFKADGADNCVKVKIDSPVLSSQDFAKIANLKDDRYCATTLSTVYDVVEPSHNRLQRALENLFKAAEKAVDNGSKIIILSDRNVKENQTTIPMLLAVSGLNNYMVVKGKASQFSIVVDTAEAIEVHHFATLVGYGAAAVHPYGAYATLKEYGKDELAFEKYRKAAEKGIVKVMSRMGISTILGYKGAQLFEAVGLSDSVVNKYFTGTVTRIGGLSLDQIEKEYLQRMEDAFGPRRGDYLQSGGIYQFKADGEYHLFNPHTIYNFQQAVRKGDYKLFKEYTAELNKEALSTPTTLRSIWEFKSDRPKVDLSEVEPAETIVKRFKVGAMSFGSLSKEAHETIAEAMNSIGAKSNSGEGGENRNRFKVQPDGRNLNSKIKQVASGRFGVNAEYLMSAEELQIKLAQGAKPGEGGQLPGQKVFPWVAEIRGATPGVRLISPPPHHDIYSIEDLAQLIYDLKAINPYAKINVKLVSSTGVGTIATGCVKAGADKVVISGYDGGTGASPRNSVRDAGLPWEMGLAEAHQTLSLNRLRQRMTLETDGKLMTGRDVAIATLLGAEEYSFASLALISIGCVMMRVCSLNTCPVGVATQNPELRKHFAGKPEHVINMMMFMAEELREYMAELGFRSVDEMVGHSEILKAKFIPKGKAKSLDFSRMLGTAYPIDRKTEDPFAEARQWKELDGFAKAAVDNGASVTVKESINNVQRAVGARMAGWMAERYGNDTVEPGLIKYEYTGIAGQSFASFITQGMELTLVGEANDYIAKSMSGGRLIVKPPHDAAYDVENSPIVGNVALFGAVKGEAYFAGRAGERFCVRNSGAKVVVEGVGAHGCEYMTGGVAVILGTTGRNFAAGMSGGIAYVYDVDGDFAEKVNQEMVDLYKVGETRGDDVLVDMIQKHYEYTGSAKAKRLLDNWAQEVDKFIKVYPTEFHEINNIEYALANTGLEGDELELRTFEIATGGAETAAEKEELLAQVTGGK